One part of the Thermococcus sp. genome encodes these proteins:
- a CDS encoding nitroreductase family protein, whose protein sequence is MRVLELAKRRKTVRQFLPDKPPKDDLLKAINAAKEAPSGMNAQPWRFVVVDDDWLKGKIRGLCEAEEEKFYAKTRGDLMAWLNAKGFRPEKPFLSDAPYLILVFGHTKAPYWLQSTWIAVAYLLLALEELGLGTVTYTPPNPKPIEELLKAPPEYKLQTILPVGYPADPKPKYERRKLDEVVSFNGF, encoded by the coding sequence ATGCGCGTTCTCGAGCTGGCGAAGAGGCGGAAGACCGTGAGGCAGTTCCTCCCCGACAAACCACCCAAAGATGACCTTCTAAAGGCGATAAACGCCGCGAAGGAAGCTCCTTCTGGAATGAACGCCCAGCCCTGGCGGTTTGTCGTGGTCGACGACGACTGGCTTAAGGGTAAAATAAGGGGGCTCTGCGAGGCGGAAGAGGAGAAGTTCTACGCAAAGACCAGGGGTGACCTGATGGCATGGCTGAACGCCAAGGGGTTCAGGCCGGAGAAGCCGTTCCTGAGTGACGCACCATACCTGATCCTCGTCTTCGGGCACACGAAGGCCCCATACTGGCTCCAATCAACGTGGATAGCAGTCGCCTACCTGCTTCTAGCCCTTGAGGAGCTCGGCCTCGGAACGGTGACCTACACGCCGCCGAACCCGAAGCCCATCGAGGAGCTGCTGAAGGCCCCACCAGAGTACAAGCTCCAGACCATCCTGCCAGTCGGCTACCCGGCTGATCCAAAGCCAAAATACGAGAGGAGGAAGCTCGACGAGGTCGTAAGCTTCAACGGATTTTAA